ACTACTTCTCAATATCACCTGTCCACGCTCTTCTTTGTATCGGCACTCGCGTCTCTAGATTTCTCTGTTTGCTTCGTCTGGAAGAAGAAACCGCTGCTGATCTACATGTTCAAGTACCCAAACTCAAATTTAGGCTCCCAATCCATAATCTCGTTATCTTGAATTCACATAATGGTTTTCTCTGCCTAGGGCATCCTCCACTGTATAACCCTGTTATCGTTTGTAATCCAATAACCGGCGAGTACGTACACCTTCCATCAAGAACAGATGGCTTGGAGGACAAGGAGAATCGTAATCAGGTTGTTTCTGGGTTTGGTTACTGTCCTAAAACCAACCAGTACAAGGTTGTAAGGTTGATTTGTCGAAAGAATATAATGACTGAAGTATATACACTTGGCGAGGAATCATGGAGGAGTGCTCGGCATGCTCCTAAAGGCTCGCGAAAATGGTTTTCATCTGGTTTCTACTTTAAGGGGGTGTTCTTGAATGGAAAGGTTCACTGGGTGTCTGATGAAATGCAAAGCTCAGATTTCATAATCACATTCGATTTAGAAACCGAAAGCTTTGGTGTTGTACGGCCGCCGTCGCATTTTGCTTCCGCTGAGTACGGGGTAAAGTGGAGAGTGATCATCGGAGAGCTGGGAGGTTGCTTGTTTTTGATCGATCATAGCAGTTCTTTTCACTTGTGGATAATGAAGGATTATGGTGTGCAAGAGTCTTGGACTGAAGTGTGCGATATTGGTGAATATCGACCCATCATGTATCTGAAGGATGAGAAAATATTGGTGAATTATAAGAACACCAAGTTGGCTTGTTACGATCCTCGAACGAACATTGCAAAGAATATCAGGATTTCTGGGATTCCTCCATACTTCACAACTGTTGCCCATGTTCCCAGTTTCTACTCACTCAAGGAGATTATGAAGAATGCTCAGTCTCATATTAAGGTAAATTTTCTAGCCAATCCTTTATTTGTTTTACTATCTAGTTGCCGATTACGATTTTGGGTGCTTATTAGATTTGTCTCAAGACTGTAAAGAGTTTGAGTTGCAAGCAAGCCAATCAGTCAAAAGTTAAAAAGTAAATTCTTGTATCTTTTCATGGGAAACCTGTATAAACatcaaatgttttaaaatttcagGTGTCCAGAGATTGGGAAGGGATCAACTCTTTTGCCATTTGAACAAGATAATTCAATTGGATTTCTATAAAATTTCAGCAACGAAACCGGGACACTGGGGAGCTGGCCTGCTTTGTGCCAAATTGCTATGGACCATCCTTTCTGGGTGAAAGCTTTTGAATCAGAATTAAGCAAGCAGAGTATTAGTGgaactattaaattatttatgatgtATCTCATGTTATATATATGGAATGAACTCTTGATGTATCTTTACAATGAATGTGGAAGAAccaatggtttttttttttttcaaaaactaaTGAGTTGAATATAATTCCTTTGCAACAACAGCTGTTTGCACTAGATCCTTGAAGTGACTAGAGAAATTAGCAAATGTCAATAATAGTTTGGTAATGCTAAATAATAGATGATGGAGTTTAGAAGCACTCATGTTTCGTAGTAGACGAGTTGATTGCATCGTCTAAGAAACGTATATAATTTAGGAATGgtgtaattttatttgattttatagcGTAGGTTGCAAGAGAAGCAAAACAATATTTCAAAACAATCCAACTTGAgccaatttaataattaaaaattttttttttcagttcttTCTTTCTGAAAATCAGTTTAAACTAGACTGATACAGTTCCTGTTCAGTTCAGGAAGAGAAAATGATTCAGCTCCAATTCATATCCATGGAGCTCCAATCCGATTCAAACCAGAGTATAGCCCACTTATGAATGGAAgtgaaaaaagaaaacagaaaaCAAACTCCATCCTCATCAGTTCACTTGGTATTCCAGAATTTTATCCAAACCAGTTTCACTTCTTTCTGACCTCCTAAAAAAACTGTTAAATCGGCACAAAAATTGCAACACAACCATACCAAATAACTTTACAACAGTCTCGGTCCAGTTCT
The sequence above is a segment of the Manihot esculenta cultivar AM560-2 chromosome 5, M.esculenta_v8, whole genome shotgun sequence genome. Coding sequences within it:
- the LOC110614363 gene encoding F-box protein CPR1, with amino-acid sequence MLLSKTLFAFREKSREKETPENGYQDSSPKLPRKGEGSIGSSDSRNITELPVEILIDILCRLPIETLLSCRCVCTTLRRTITSNPQFAHHYFSISPVHALLCIGTRVSRFLCLLRLEEETAADLHVQVPKLKFRLPIHNLVILNSHNGFLCLGHPPLYNPVIVCNPITGEYVHLPSRTDGLEDKENRNQVVSGFGYCPKTNQYKVVRLICRKNIMTEVYTLGEESWRSARHAPKGSRKWFSSGFYFKGVFLNGKVHWVSDEMQSSDFIITFDLETESFGVVRPPSHFASAEYGVKWRVIIGELGGCLFLIDHSSSFHLWIMKDYGVQESWTEVCDIGEYRPIMYLKDEKILVNYKNTKLACYDPRTNIAKNIRISGIPPYFTTVAHVPSFYSLKEIMKNAQSHIKVSRDWEGINSFAI